The following proteins are co-located in the Escherichia fergusonii ATCC 35469 genome:
- a CDS encoding amino acid ABC transporter permease: protein MTKVLLSHPPRPTSHNSSRAMVWVRKNLFSSWSNSLLTIGCLWLMWELIPPLLNWAFLQANWVGSTRADCTKAGACWVFIHERFGQFMYGLYPHDQRWRINLALLIGLVSIAPMFWKILPHRGRYIAVWAVIYPLIVWWLMYGGFLGLERVETRQWGGLTLTLIIASVGIAGALPWGILLALGRRSHMPIVRILSVIFIEFWRGVPLITVLFMSSVMLPLFMAEGTSIDKLIRALVGVILFQSAYVAEVVRGGLQALPKGQYEAAESLALGYWKTQGLVILPQALKLVIPGLVNTIIALFKDTSLVIIIGLFDLFSSVQQATVDPAWLGMSTEGYVFAALIYWIFCFSMSRYSQHLEKRFNTGRTPH, encoded by the coding sequence ATGACAAAAGTATTGCTATCTCATCCCCCGCGCCCGACGAGCCATAACTCAAGTCGCGCTATGGTGTGGGTGCGAAAAAATCTGTTCTCCAGCTGGAGCAATAGCCTGCTGACTATTGGCTGTCTGTGGCTGATGTGGGAACTGATCCCACCATTGCTGAACTGGGCATTTTTGCAGGCTAACTGGGTTGGCTCAACGCGTGCCGACTGCACAAAAGCAGGTGCCTGTTGGGTCTTCATCCACGAACGATTTGGTCAGTTTATGTATGGGCTTTACCCACACGACCAACGCTGGCGAATTAACCTCGCATTACTGATTGGGCTTGTGTCGATCGCACCAATGTTCTGGAAAATACTCCCGCATCGCGGTCGCTATATTGCGGTATGGGCGGTGATTTACCCACTGATTGTCTGGTGGCTGATGTATGGCGGGTTTCTTGGTCTTGAGCGGGTTGAAACCCGGCAATGGGGCGGGCTGACGCTAACTTTAATTATTGCATCAGTTGGGATTGCGGGGGCGCTGCCGTGGGGGATCTTACTGGCGTTAGGTCGCCGCTCCCATATGCCGATTGTGCGTATCTTATCGGTCATTTTTATCGAGTTCTGGCGCGGTGTACCGCTGATTACCGTTCTGTTTATGTCTTCGGTCATGCTGCCGTTGTTTATGGCAGAAGGCACCAGTATCGACAAATTGATCCGCGCGCTGGTTGGCGTGATCCTGTTTCAGTCAGCATATGTTGCGGAAGTCGTGCGAGGCGGATTACAGGCGCTGCCTAAAGGGCAATATGAAGCGGCAGAGTCGCTGGCGTTGGGTTACTGGAAAACCCAGGGGCTGGTTATTCTGCCACAGGCGTTGAAGCTGGTGATTCCTGGGCTGGTAAATACCATCATCGCACTCTTCAAAGATACCAGCCTGGTGATCATCATCGGGTTGTTCGATCTTTTCAGTAGCGTTCAGCAGGCAACCGTTGATCCCGCCTGGTTGGGTATGTCGACGGAAGGGTATGTTTTCGCCGCACTGATCTACTGGATCTTCTGTTTCAGCATGTCACGTTATAGCCAACATCTGGAAAAACGTTTTAATACCGGGCGTACACCGCATTGA
- a CDS encoding amino acid ABC transporter ATP-binding protein has protein sequence MSQILLQPANAMITLENVNKWYGQFHVLKNINLTVQPGERIVLCGPSGSGKSTTIRCINHLEEHQQGRIVVDGIELNEDIRNIERVRQEVGMVFQHFNLFPHLTVLQNCTLAPIWVRKMPKKETEALAMHYLERVRIAEHAQKFPGQISGGQQQRVAIARSLCMKPKIMLFDEPTSALDPEMVKEVLDTMIGLAQSGMTMLCVTHEMGFARTVADRVIFMDRGEIVEQAAPDEFFAHPKSERTRTFLSQVIH, from the coding sequence ATGAGCCAAATTTTACTGCAACCTGCTAACGCGATGATTACGCTGGAAAATGTCAATAAATGGTATGGACAATTCCATGTTCTGAAAAATATTAATTTAACCGTACAACCGGGAGAACGAATCGTTCTGTGTGGCCCTTCTGGTTCGGGGAAATCGACAACCATTCGCTGTATTAATCATCTGGAAGAACATCAACAGGGACGAATCGTGGTAGATGGCATCGAACTTAATGAAGATATCCGCAATATTGAGCGTGTCAGGCAGGAAGTGGGAATGGTCTTTCAGCATTTCAATCTCTTCCCTCATCTGACCGTTCTACAGAACTGTACCCTGGCACCGATTTGGGTACGCAAGATGCCTAAGAAAGAGACTGAAGCTCTGGCGATGCATTACCTTGAGCGGGTGAGAATTGCCGAACATGCCCAGAAGTTTCCGGGACAGATTTCTGGTGGTCAGCAGCAACGTGTTGCCATTGCGCGCTCGCTGTGTATGAAGCCGAAAATTATGTTGTTTGATGAGCCCACATCGGCGCTCGATCCGGAGATGGTAAAAGAAGTGCTGGATACGATGATTGGGCTGGCGCAGTCGGGTATGACAATGTTGTGCGTAACGCACGAGATGGGGTTTGCGCGAACCGTCGCTGACCGGGTGATTTTTATGGATCGTGGGGAAATAGTGGAACAAGCTGCACCGGATGAATTTTTTGCGCATCCTAAATCAGAGCGTACGAGGACATTTTTATCGCAGGTAATCCATTAA
- a CDS encoding gamma carbonic anhydrase family protein, with the protein MSDVLRPYRDLFPQIGQRVMIDDSSVVIGDVRLADDVGIWPLVVIRGDVHYVQIGARTNIQDGSMLHVTHKSSYNPDGNPLTIGEDVTVGHKVMLHGCTIGNRVLVGMASILLDGAIVEDDVMIGAGSLVPQNKRLESGYLYLGSPVKQIRPLSDEEKAGLRYSANNYVKWKDEYLDQGNQTQP; encoded by the coding sequence ATGTCTGATGTTTTACGCCCATACCGCGATCTTTTTCCACAAATCGGTCAGCGCGTAATGATCGACGATAGTAGTGTAGTGATCGGTGACGTTCGTTTGGCTGATGATGTGGGGATCTGGCCACTCGTTGTGATTCGTGGTGATGTACATTATGTACAGATTGGAGCACGCACCAATATCCAGGATGGCAGTATGTTGCATGTCACCCATAAGTCCTCATACAACCCAGATGGCAACCCATTAACCATTGGCGAAGATGTCACTGTTGGTCATAAGGTGATGCTCCACGGCTGTACCATTGGCAATCGAGTGTTGGTTGGGATGGCATCAATTTTACTTGATGGTGCAATAGTAGAAGATGATGTGATGATTGGTGCGGGTAGCCTGGTCCCACAAAATAAACGGCTGGAGAGCGGATATCTGTATCTCGGTAGCCCCGTCAAACAGATCCGCCCATTAAGTGATGAAGAGAAGGCCGGGTTACGCTATTCCGCGAATAACTACGTGAAATGGAAGGACGAGTATCTGGATCAGGGTAACCAAACCCAACCTTGA
- a CDS encoding DUF1488 domain-containing protein, with protein MNQAIQFPDREEWNESKKCVCFPALVNGMQLTCAITGESLANRFAGDTPEQWLASFRQHRWDLEEEAESLIQDQSEDDQGWVWLP; from the coding sequence GTGAATCAGGCCATCCAGTTTCCGGACAGGGAAGAGTGGAACGAGAGTAAAAAATGCGTTTGTTTTCCCGCTCTTGTAAATGGTATGCAGCTCACTTGCGCTATTACTGGAGAGAGTCTGGCGAACCGCTTTGCAGGAGATACGCCAGAACAGTGGTTAGCGAGTTTTCGTCAGCATCGCTGGGACCTGGAAGAAGAAGCAGAAAGCTTGATTCAGGATCAAAGCGAAGATGATCAAGGTTGGGTTTGGTTACCCTGA
- the aroE gene encoding shikimate dehydrogenase, translated as MENYAVFGNPIAHSKSPFIHQQFAQQLNIEHPYGRVLAPINDFINTLNAFFSAGGKGANVTVPFKEEAFARADELTERAALAGAVNTLKRLEDGRLLGDNTDGVGLLSDLERLSFIRPGLRILLIGAGGASRGVLLPLLSLDCAVTITNRTVSRAEELAKLFAHTGSIQALGMDELEGHEFDLIINATSSGISGDIPAIPASLIHSGMCCYDMFYQKGKTPFLAWCELRGSKRNADGLGMLVAQAAHAFLLWHGVLPDIEPVIKQLQEELSA; from the coding sequence ATGGAAAACTATGCTGTTTTTGGTAATCCAATAGCCCACAGCAAATCGCCATTCATTCATCAGCAATTTGCTCAGCAATTGAATATTGAACATCCCTATGGGCGCGTGCTGGCACCTATCAATGATTTCATTAACACACTGAACGCTTTCTTTAGTGCTGGTGGTAAAGGAGCGAATGTGACGGTGCCTTTTAAAGAAGAGGCCTTTGCCAGAGCTGATGAACTTACTGAACGGGCAGCGTTGGCTGGTGCTGTTAATACCCTCAAACGGTTAGAAGATGGACGCCTGCTGGGTGACAATACCGATGGCGTAGGCTTGTTAAGCGATCTGGAACGTCTGTCTTTTATCCGCCCTGGTTTACGTATTCTACTCATCGGCGCTGGTGGGGCGTCTCGTGGTGTATTACTTCCACTCCTTTCTCTGGACTGCGCGGTGACAATCACTAATCGGACGGTATCCCGCGCGGAAGAGTTGGCTAAATTGTTTGCGCACACGGGCAGTATTCAGGCGTTGGGTATGGACGAACTGGAGGGGCATGAGTTCGATCTCATTATTAATGCAACATCCAGTGGCATCAGTGGTGATATTCCCGCGATCCCGGCATCGCTCATTCATTCAGGCATGTGTTGCTATGACATGTTCTATCAGAAAGGAAAAACACCTTTTCTGGCATGGTGTGAGCTGCGAGGTTCAAAGCGTAATGCGGATGGATTGGGGATGCTGGTGGCACAGGCGGCTCATGCCTTTCTTCTCTGGCACGGTGTTCTGCCTGACATAGAACCAGTTATAAAGCAATTGCAGGAGGAGTTGTCCGCGTGA
- the tsaC gene encoding L-threonylcarbamoyladenylate synthase type 1 TsaC gives MNNNLQGDAIAAAIDVLNEERVIAYPTEAVFGVGCDPDSETAVMRLLELKQRPVDKGLILIAANYEQLKPYIDDCMLTDAQRETIFSRWPGPVTFVFPAPATTPRWLTGRFDSLAVRVTDHPLVVALCQAYGKPLVSTSANLSGLPPCRTVDEVRAQFGAAFPVVPGETGGRLNPSEIRDALTGELFRQG, from the coding sequence GTGAATAATAACCTGCAAGGAGACGCTATCGCAGCTGCGATAGATGTCCTCAATGAAGAACGTGTCATCGCCTATCCCACGGAAGCCGTTTTCGGTGTCGGGTGCGATCCTGATAGCGAAACAGCAGTGATGAGACTGTTGGAACTAAAACAGCGTCCGGTTGATAAGGGGCTGATTTTAATCGCGGCAAATTACGAGCAGCTTAAACCCTATATTGATGACTGCATGCTGACTGATGCGCAGCGTGAAACCATTTTTTCTCGCTGGCCAGGTCCCGTCACCTTTGTCTTTCCCGCGCCTGCGACAACACCGCGCTGGTTGACAGGCCGCTTTGATTCGCTTGCTGTACGAGTCACCGACCATCCGTTGGTGGTTGCTTTGTGCCAGGCTTATGGTAAACCGCTGGTTTCTACCAGTGCCAACTTGAGTGGATTGCCGCCTTGTCGAACAGTAGACGAAGTTCGCGCACAATTTGGCGCAGCGTTCCCGGTTGTGCCTGGTGAAACGGGAGGGCGTTTAAATCCTTCAGAAATCCGCGATGCCCTGACGGGTGAACTGTTTCGACAGGGGTAA
- a CDS encoding type I DNA topoisomerase, whose protein sequence is MAKSALFTVRNNESCPKCGAELVIRSGKHGPFLGCSQYPACDYVRPLKSSADGHIVKVLEGQICPACGANLVLRQGRFGMFVGCSKYPECEHTELIDKPDETAITCPQCRTGHLVQRRSRYGKTFHSCDRYPECQFAINFKPIAGECPECHYPLLIEKKTAQGVKHFCASKQCGKPVSAE, encoded by the coding sequence ATGGCGAAATCAGCACTGTTCACGGTGCGTAATAATGAGTCCTGCCCAAAGTGCGGGGCTGAACTGGTTATTCGATCCGGGAAACACGGTCCGTTTCTTGGATGCTCACAGTATCCGGCGTGTGACTACGTCCGTCCTCTGAAATCTTCAGCGGATGGACATATCGTCAAAGTTCTGGAGGGACAGATTTGCCCTGCATGCGGCGCAAATCTGGTCTTACGCCAGGGGCGCTTTGGTATGTTTGTTGGTTGCAGTAAGTATCCTGAATGCGAACATACCGAACTTATCGATAAACCGGACGAAACAGCAATTACCTGTCCTCAATGTCGGACGGGCCATCTGGTCCAGCGCCGCTCCCGTTATGGCAAAACATTTCATTCCTGTGATCGCTACCCGGAGTGTCAATTTGCCATTAACTTCAAACCTATAGCCGGAGAATGCCCTGAGTGTCATTATCCGCTACTCATCGAAAAGAAAACCGCGCAGGGTGTAAAACACTTTTGTGCCAGTAAACAATGTGGAAAGCCGGTTTCGGCGGAATAA
- the smg gene encoding DUF494 family protein Smg, with the protein MFDVLMYLFETYIHTEAELRVDQDKLEQDLTDAGFDREDIYNALLWLEKLADYQEGLAEPMQLASDPLSMRIYTPEECERLDASCRGFLLFLEQIQVLNLETREMVIERVLALDTAEFDLEDLKWVILMVLFNIPGCENAYQQMEELLFEVNEGMLH; encoded by the coding sequence ATGTTCGACGTACTAATGTATTTGTTTGAAACCTATATTCACACAGAAGCTGAGTTGCGTGTGGATCAGGACAAACTTGAACAGGATCTTACCGACGCAGGATTTGATCGAGAAGATATCTACAATGCCCTGCTTTGGCTGGAAAAGCTTGCGGATTATCAGGAAGGACTGGCAGAACCGATGCAACTGGCCTCTGATCCACTCTCCATGCGTATTTATACCCCTGAAGAGTGTGAAAGACTGGATGCCAGCTGTCGTGGTTTTCTGCTTTTCCTTGAGCAAATTCAGGTGCTTAACCTTGAAACCCGTGAAATGGTGATAGAGCGAGTGCTCGCGCTGGATACCGCTGAGTTCGACCTGGAAGACCTGAAATGGGTAATCCTGATGGTGTTGTTCAATATTCCGGGCTGCGAAAATGCGTACCAGCAAATGGAAGAATTACTCTTTGAAGTGAATGAAGGTATGCTGCATTAA
- the dprA gene encoding DNA-protecting protein DprA: MVDTEIWLRLMSVSSLYGDDMVRIAHWLAKQSHIDAVVLQQTGLTLRQAQRFLSFPPKSIESSLCWLNQPNHHLISADSEFYPSQLLATADYPGALFVAGELRALHSFQLAVVGSRAHSWYGERWGRLFCETLATRGVTITSGLARGIDGVAHKAALQVNGVSIAVLGNGLNTIHPRRHARLATSLLEHGGALVSEFPLDVPPLAYNFPRRNRIISGLSKGVLVVEAALRSGSLVTARCALEQGREVFALPGPIGNPGSEGPHWLIKQGAILVTEPEEILENLQFGLHWLPDAPENSFYSPDQEDVALPFPELLANVGDEVTPVDVVAERAGQPVPEVVTQLLELELAGWIAAVPGGYVRLRRACHVRRTNVFV, encoded by the coding sequence ATGGTCGATACAGAAATTTGGCTGCGTTTAATGAGCGTCAGCAGCTTGTACGGCGATGATATGGTCCGTATAGCTCACTGGCTGGCAAAACAGTCGCATATTGATGCGGTTGTATTGCAGCAAACAGGGCTTACATTGCGGCAGGCACAACGCTTTCTTTCATTTCCGCCAAAGAGTATTGAGAGCTCACTTTGTTGGTTGAATCAACCAAACCATCATTTAATCTCAGCGGATAGTGAATTTTATCCTTCCCAACTTCTGGCGACAGCAGATTACCCCGGTGCGCTGTTTGTTGCTGGAGAACTGCGCGCATTGCATTCATTTCAGCTTGCTGTAGTGGGGAGTCGGGCGCATTCATGGTATGGCGAACGCTGGGGACGATTATTTTGCGAAACTCTGGCGACGCGTGGAGTGACAATTACGAGTGGACTGGCGCGAGGAATCGATGGTGTGGCGCATAAAGCGGCCTTGCAGGTGAATGGCGTCAGCATTGCTGTATTGGGGAATGGACTTAATACCATTCATCCCCGCCGCCATGCCCGGCTGGCTACCAGTCTGCTTGAACATGGCGGAGCTCTCGTCTCGGAATTTCCCCTCGATGTTCCACCTCTTGCTTACAATTTCCCGCGAAGAAATCGCATTATCAGTGGTCTAAGTAAAGGTGTACTTGTGGTGGAAGCTGCTTTGCGCAGTGGTTCGCTGGTGACAGCGCGTTGTGCGCTTGAACAGGGGCGAGAAGTTTTTGCCTTGCCAGGTCCAATAGGGAATCCGGGAAGCGAAGGGCCTCACTGGTTAATAAAACAAGGTGCGATTCTTGTGACGGAACCGGAAGAAATTCTGGAAAACTTGCAATTTGGATTGCACTGGTTGCCAGACGCGCCTGAAAATTCATTTTATTCACCAGATCAGGAAGACGTGGCATTGCCATTTCCTGAGCTCCTGGCTAACGTAGGAGATGAGGTAACACCTGTTGACGTCGTCGCTGAACGTGCCGGCCAACCTGTGCCAGAGGTAGTTACTCAACTACTCGAACTGGAGTTAGCAGGATGGATCGCAGCTGTACCCGGCGGCTATGTCCGATTGAGGAGGGCATGCCATGTTCGACGTACTAATGTATTTGTTTGA